From a single Couchioplanes caeruleus genomic region:
- a CDS encoding ABC transporter permease subunit: MIWLTWRQFRVQALTAAAALTLLALYLIHLGGEIRTFYDTRIAGCVAGSCLTARRDLYDSYSDTVIIVGALLVAVPALIGIFWGAPLVTRELEARTDRLVWSQSVTRTRWLAVKLSVIGGCSALVTGLSALLLTWSASRYDEVIGDRFAALSFDSRNVVPIGYGLFAFVLGAVVGVLVRRTLPAMAITLVAFTALQLLIPTVVRQHLVAPVTETITADASVLNAGVGLSLGDDDTFRIRGYTVPGGWALEDSSPLLNPDGSAYTGKDARPCLQLGDPEASMACTAAQNLRFEHTYQPASRYWAFQWIEFTGYVVLSVLVAGFGLFRLRRRI, encoded by the coding sequence ATGATCTGGCTGACCTGGCGGCAGTTCCGCGTGCAGGCCCTGACGGCGGCCGCCGCGCTGACCCTGCTGGCGCTCTACCTCATCCACCTGGGCGGTGAGATCCGCACCTTCTACGACACGAGAATCGCCGGCTGCGTGGCCGGCTCCTGTCTCACCGCGCGGCGGGACCTCTACGACAGCTACAGCGACACGGTCATCATCGTCGGGGCTCTCCTCGTCGCCGTACCCGCGCTGATCGGCATCTTCTGGGGCGCGCCGCTGGTGACCCGCGAGCTGGAGGCGCGCACCGACCGGCTGGTCTGGAGCCAGAGCGTCACCCGGACCCGGTGGCTGGCGGTCAAGCTGAGCGTCATCGGTGGATGCAGTGCCCTGGTGACCGGCCTGTCCGCCCTCCTCCTGACGTGGAGCGCCAGCCGGTACGACGAGGTGATCGGCGACCGGTTCGCCGCGCTGAGCTTCGACTCACGGAACGTCGTCCCGATCGGCTACGGACTGTTCGCCTTCGTCCTGGGCGCCGTCGTGGGCGTGCTCGTCCGGCGCACGCTGCCGGCCATGGCGATCACCCTGGTGGCCTTCACGGCGCTGCAACTGCTTATCCCGACGGTCGTCCGTCAGCACCTCGTCGCCCCGGTCACCGAGACCATCACCGCCGACGCCTCGGTGCTGAACGCCGGCGTCGGCCTCAGCCTGGGCGACGACGACACGTTCCGGATCCGGGGCTACACCGTCCCGGGCGGGTGGGCCCTGGAGGATTCGTCCCCGCTGCTCAACCCGGACGGCTCGGCGTACACCGGCAAGGATGCAAGACCGTGCCTCCAACTCGGCGACCCGGAGGCGAGCATGGCCTGCACCGCGGCGCAGAACCTGCGCTTCGAGCACACCTACCAGCCGGCGAGCCGCTACTGGGCCTTCCAGTGGATCGAATTCACGGGGTACGTCGTGCTGTCCGTCCTTGTGGCCGGCTTCGGCCTCTTCCGGCTCCGCCGCCGCATCTAG
- a CDS encoding ATP-binding protein, giving the protein MSTATGARGSVGNLPAEVTSFVGRRHEMTGVRRMLSTNRLVTLTGAGGVGKTRLAQRVGLEMRRAFADGVWLVELAELRDPDLVAVTVAEALGVREEAVSPDAPGLATFLADRQVLLILDNCEHLVAACADLAETLLRTCPELRILVTSRQALRIAGEATLTVQPLSVPEADLECTPGDLARYEAASLLVERATAVLPGFEVTDANCTTVTALCQALEGVPLAIELAVARLRVLTLDQILERLTDRYRLLTTGPRNAPARQQTLRALIDWSWDLCGDQERRLWSRLSVFSGGFELDAAEQVCAFAPLAPESILDLIASLVDQSVISRVGDGPRARYKMLEVVREYGAARLAEAGEQAEVARRHGEFFAELARYGDGHWVGPEQAALMMRLRHEQANLRVALEHAVTTGPPETALRFAADLQNHWFVRGFLSEGRHWLDRALAMPPPRHWTRVRALRVAAWIACVQGDRARAAALLDDAKRLAAELPPSVELAFLAVVEGNIAMFGGDHAGALPLFEEAYARFRSLEVRSGEMWCLAVLGLVRGLSSASPTAGYADLIACRDLAAATGEVWWRSFAMWALSVLRWRAGDNTGAAQAAKESLEVGRIVEDEQFGVGLSLESLGWVAAAEHRDQRAAQLLGASDRMWRAMHASLSSFHALHDFHDECVAQLRERLGDRAFDAAFARGAELSRAEAVALALERVPGPRPAPPPAAPARLGELGLTPREREVAALVAEGLTNREIAARLVVAQRTAEGHVENILSKLGFTSRAQVAAWLASQSR; this is encoded by the coding sequence ATGAGCACCGCCACAGGCGCGCGCGGTTCCGTCGGGAACCTGCCCGCCGAGGTCACCAGCTTCGTGGGCAGGCGCCACGAGATGACCGGCGTACGGCGGATGCTCTCCACCAACCGCCTGGTCACGCTGACCGGCGCCGGCGGGGTGGGCAAGACCCGCCTCGCCCAGCGGGTCGGGCTGGAGATGCGCCGGGCGTTCGCCGACGGTGTGTGGCTCGTCGAGCTGGCCGAGCTGCGGGACCCGGACCTGGTCGCGGTCACCGTCGCCGAGGCTCTGGGCGTACGCGAGGAAGCGGTGAGCCCGGACGCGCCGGGGCTGGCGACGTTCCTGGCCGACCGGCAGGTGCTGCTGATCCTCGACAACTGCGAGCACCTCGTGGCGGCCTGCGCGGATCTCGCCGAGACCCTGCTGCGCACCTGCCCGGAGCTGCGCATCCTGGTGACGAGCCGGCAGGCACTGCGGATCGCCGGTGAGGCGACGCTGACCGTGCAGCCGCTGTCGGTGCCCGAGGCCGACCTCGAGTGCACCCCCGGCGACCTGGCCCGATACGAGGCGGCGAGCCTGCTGGTCGAGCGCGCCACCGCGGTCCTGCCCGGCTTCGAGGTGACCGACGCCAACTGCACCACGGTCACCGCGCTGTGCCAGGCGCTGGAGGGCGTACCGCTGGCCATCGAGCTCGCGGTGGCCCGGTTGCGGGTGCTGACGCTGGACCAGATCCTGGAGCGGCTGACGGACCGCTACCGGCTGCTGACCACCGGGCCGCGCAACGCCCCGGCCCGGCAGCAGACCCTGCGCGCGCTGATCGACTGGAGCTGGGATCTGTGCGGCGATCAGGAGCGCCGGCTGTGGTCGCGGCTGTCGGTCTTCTCCGGCGGGTTCGAGCTGGACGCCGCCGAGCAGGTGTGCGCGTTCGCACCGCTGGCGCCGGAGTCCATTCTCGACCTGATCGCGTCGCTGGTCGACCAGTCCGTGATCTCCCGGGTCGGCGACGGTCCCCGGGCGCGCTACAAGATGCTCGAGGTGGTCCGCGAGTACGGCGCCGCCCGCCTGGCCGAGGCCGGCGAGCAGGCCGAGGTGGCCCGCCGGCACGGCGAGTTCTTCGCCGAGCTGGCCCGCTACGGCGACGGCCACTGGGTCGGCCCGGAGCAGGCGGCGCTGATGATGCGGCTGCGCCACGAGCAGGCCAACCTGCGCGTCGCGCTGGAGCACGCGGTGACCACCGGGCCGCCCGAGACGGCCCTGCGCTTCGCCGCGGACCTGCAGAACCACTGGTTCGTCCGGGGTTTCCTCTCCGAGGGGCGGCACTGGCTGGATCGGGCGCTGGCGATGCCGCCGCCGCGGCACTGGACCCGGGTACGGGCGCTGCGCGTCGCCGCGTGGATCGCCTGCGTGCAGGGCGACCGGGCGCGGGCCGCCGCCCTGCTCGATGACGCCAAGCGGCTCGCCGCCGAACTGCCGCCGTCGGTGGAGCTGGCGTTCCTGGCGGTGGTCGAGGGCAACATCGCCATGTTCGGCGGCGACCACGCGGGCGCGCTGCCGCTGTTCGAGGAGGCGTACGCCCGCTTCCGGTCGCTGGAGGTCCGCAGCGGCGAGATGTGGTGCCTGGCCGTGCTCGGGCTGGTCCGCGGCCTCTCCTCGGCCTCGCCCACCGCCGGGTACGCCGACCTCATCGCGTGCCGCGACCTGGCAGCGGCGACCGGTGAGGTGTGGTGGCGCTCGTTCGCGATGTGGGCGCTGAGCGTGCTGCGCTGGCGGGCCGGCGACAACACGGGCGCGGCGCAGGCCGCCAAGGAGAGCCTCGAGGTCGGCAGGATCGTCGAGGACGAGCAGTTCGGGGTGGGGCTGTCGCTGGAGTCGCTGGGCTGGGTGGCGGCCGCCGAGCACCGCGACCAGCGCGCGGCGCAGCTCCTCGGCGCCTCGGACCGGATGTGGCGGGCGATGCACGCGTCGCTGTCGTCGTTCCACGCCCTGCACGACTTCCACGACGAGTGCGTCGCCCAGCTCCGGGAACGCCTCGGCGACCGGGCCTTCGACGCCGCGTTCGCCCGCGGCGCCGAGCTGAGCCGGGCCGAGGCCGTGGCGCTGGCGCTCGAACGGGTTCCCGGACCCCGCCCCGCGCCGCCCCCGGCGGCCCCGGCCCGGCTGGGCGAGCTCGGCCTGACGCCGCGCGAACGCGAGGTGGCGGCGCTGGTCGCGGAGGGCCTGACCAACCGGGAGATCGCGGCCCGGCTGGTGGTGGCGCAGCGTACGGCGGAGGGCCACGTCGAGAACATCCTGAGCAAGCTGGGCTTCACCTCCCGCGCCCAGGTGGCGGCCTGGCTGGCGTCGCAGAGCCGCTAG
- a CDS encoding DUF5999 family protein: MQCRHVPPCPGAADTDREAARVVATHPEQGWSLLCNGVVSFDDSGGLLPDGRAVPARVDAGLALAGRAGASPGIRHAAIGGRTH; the protein is encoded by the coding sequence ATGCAGTGCAGACACGTGCCGCCCTGTCCGGGTGCGGCCGACACCGACCGGGAGGCCGCCCGCGTGGTGGCCACCCACCCTGAGCAGGGCTGGAGCCTGCTCTGCAACGGTGTGGTGAGCTTCGACGACAGCGGCGGGCTGCTGCCCGACGGCCGCGCCGTACCGGCCCGGGTGGACGCGGGGCTTGCCCTCGCGGGCCGCGCGGGGGCGTCCCCGGGCATCCGGCACGCCGCGATCGGGGGACGCACGCACTAA
- a CDS encoding sigma factor-like helix-turn-helix DNA-binding protein, translating into MGRHAADRPGRPPLHADLFAPAPGTAAAYAARERAAEAFDRLVEPHRDALEAYVLRLTDGDRAAADSVLKETFYRAAQDPARYPPRASAVRPWLVLTARTVLRDGERSAPAGHDDRPVAVPAERSPSPLGETTVVGAMNDLADAHREILVELFYRGVSLEAAAAARGVPVATLKSRLYFAMRALRAVLDQRIEPGPDPRHRR; encoded by the coding sequence ATGGGCCGCCACGCGGCCGACCGGCCGGGCAGGCCGCCACTGCACGCCGACCTCTTCGCGCCCGCGCCGGGCACCGCCGCGGCGTACGCGGCGCGGGAGCGGGCCGCGGAGGCGTTCGACCGGCTCGTCGAGCCGCACCGCGACGCGCTGGAGGCGTACGTGCTGCGCCTGACCGACGGCGACCGGGCGGCGGCCGACAGCGTGCTCAAGGAGACCTTCTACCGCGCAGCACAGGATCCTGCCCGCTACCCCCCGCGGGCTTCCGCCGTCCGGCCGTGGCTCGTCCTCACGGCCCGTACGGTGCTGCGCGACGGCGAGCGCTCCGCTCCTGCAGGGCACGACGACCGCCCCGTCGCCGTGCCGGCGGAGCGCTCGCCGTCCCCCCTCGGCGAGACCACGGTCGTCGGGGCGATGAACGACCTCGCGGACGCGCATCGCGAGATCCTCGTGGAGCTGTTCTACCGGGGCGTCTCGCTGGAGGCGGCGGCCGCCGCCCGCGGGGTCCCGGTCGCGACGCTCAAGTCCCGCCTGTACTTCGCCATGCGGGCCCTGCGGGCCGTGCTCGATCAGCGGATCGAGCCCGGCCCGGACCCCCGTCACCGCAGGTAG
- a CDS encoding N-acetylmuramoyl-L-alanine amidase yields MTTAVALSGATVILGSGQHRPSLLEAARTGTEPSLQTIDLGPATGSSPTGRGFAAPGTLRAGSAAARTVAPRPTAPFSLVGVTWTDPAATLTGAVQVRTRSSADGTWTPWQTLEADGADPAEPGSVDRHGVRGSTDPLWVGPSDAVEARVAAGPGRATPLPAGLRVDLIDPGTPAPAPAPRALEVTVPPRPVPDVVTRAQWGADEKLVENAPEYTSDVQVLFVHHTAGTNSYSCSQSPAILRSIQAYHVKSKHWNDIGYNFLVDKCGTLFEGRRGGITRPVLGAHTLGFNSHSSAIAVLGSYGSRGVSARVRTVIAQVAAYKIGGYGNPPAGRVAMTSSGSDRYARGSTAMLNRISGHRDTGRTECPGNTLYAQLGSIRSLAAAGPAGLTVTKINGATRVGRTFFTRGTIRPFWQVGTASALMNRYDVYADGELAASVPAGQRQQLLELSPGRHTVRVRAVALNGRIAVTDTAVYADRTLPEFTAGPSVSLRPGSLNGIVPVRLRWAASDAGGLRTVTLTRPASVNVGTTATTWAGSVKPGVATTYGLRATDRAGNARSVAATRTAVVVPETSADRTGTWRSVGSPAYLGGSALRATSAGAALSWTFTGRSAALAVSRTSVSGRVRVSVDGEPAGIVDLRSPDALHRRAVWTRSWGASAEHTVTIEVEGTAGRPGVISDGLVYLR; encoded by the coding sequence ATGACCACGGCAGTCGCCCTGAGTGGCGCGACGGTGATCCTGGGGAGCGGACAGCACCGGCCCTCCCTGCTCGAAGCCGCGCGCACCGGCACCGAGCCCAGCCTCCAGACCATCGACCTCGGGCCGGCCACCGGTTCGTCACCCACCGGCCGGGGCTTCGCGGCGCCGGGCACGCTGCGGGCCGGGTCCGCGGCGGCCCGTACGGTCGCGCCCCGCCCCACCGCCCCGTTCAGCCTGGTCGGCGTCACCTGGACCGACCCGGCGGCGACGCTGACCGGCGCGGTGCAGGTACGCACCCGCTCGAGCGCCGACGGCACCTGGACGCCGTGGCAGACCCTCGAGGCCGACGGGGCCGATCCCGCCGAACCGGGATCGGTGGACCGGCACGGCGTCCGCGGCAGCACCGATCCGCTGTGGGTGGGTCCCTCCGACGCCGTCGAGGCGCGGGTCGCCGCCGGCCCGGGCCGCGCCACGCCGCTGCCGGCCGGGCTGCGGGTGGACCTGATCGATCCCGGCACGCCCGCGCCCGCCCCGGCCCCTCGCGCGCTGGAGGTCACCGTGCCGCCGCGGCCGGTTCCGGACGTGGTGACGCGCGCGCAGTGGGGCGCCGACGAGAAGCTGGTGGAGAACGCGCCGGAATACACCAGCGACGTGCAGGTGCTGTTCGTGCACCACACGGCCGGCACGAACAGCTACAGCTGCTCGCAGTCGCCGGCGATCCTGCGGAGCATCCAGGCGTACCACGTCAAGAGCAAGCACTGGAACGACATCGGCTACAACTTCCTCGTCGACAAGTGCGGCACCCTGTTCGAGGGGCGCCGGGGTGGCATCACCCGGCCCGTGCTCGGCGCGCACACGCTCGGCTTCAACTCGCACAGCTCCGCGATCGCGGTGCTGGGGTCGTACGGCTCGCGCGGCGTGTCCGCCCGGGTCCGCACGGTCATCGCGCAGGTGGCGGCGTACAAGATCGGGGGGTACGGCAACCCGCCCGCCGGCCGCGTGGCGATGACCTCCAGCGGCAGCGACCGGTACGCCCGCGGCAGCACGGCGATGCTCAACCGCATCTCCGGGCACCGCGACACCGGCCGGACCGAGTGCCCCGGCAACACGCTGTACGCGCAGCTCGGGTCGATCCGCAGCCTGGCCGCCGCCGGCCCCGCCGGCCTCACGGTGACGAAGATCAACGGGGCCACGCGGGTGGGGCGCACCTTCTTCACCCGGGGCACGATCCGGCCGTTCTGGCAGGTGGGCACGGCGAGCGCGCTGATGAACCGCTACGACGTGTACGCCGACGGCGAGCTCGCCGCGTCCGTGCCGGCCGGGCAACGCCAGCAGTTGCTGGAGCTCAGCCCCGGGCGGCACACCGTCCGGGTCCGCGCGGTCGCGCTCAACGGGCGCATCGCCGTCACCGACACCGCCGTGTACGCCGACCGGACGCTGCCCGAGTTCACCGCCGGGCCCAGCGTCTCGTTGCGCCCGGGCTCGCTCAACGGCATCGTGCCCGTACGGCTGCGCTGGGCGGCGAGCGACGCCGGTGGCCTGCGGACGGTGACGCTGACCAGGCCGGCGAGCGTGAACGTGGGTACCACCGCCACCACCTGGGCCGGCTCGGTGAAACCCGGCGTCGCGACCACGTACGGCCTGCGCGCCACGGACCGGGCGGGCAACGCGCGTTCGGTGGCGGCCACGCGCACCGCGGTCGTGGTGCCGGAGACGTCCGCGGACCGTACGGGCACCTGGCGCTCGGTCGGCAGCCCGGCGTACCTGGGCGGTTCGGCGCTCCGGGCCACCTCGGCGGGCGCCGCGCTCAGCTGGACGTTCACCGGCCGGTCCGCGGCGCTGGCGGTCAGCCGAACCTCGGTCTCCGGGCGGGTACGGGTGTCCGTGGACGGCGAGCCCGCCGGCATCGTGGATCTGCGCTCGCCCGACGCGCTCCACCGTCGCGCCGTGTGGACCCGCTCGTGGGGCGCCAGCGCCGAGCACACCGTGACGATCGAGGTCGAGGGCACCGCCGGCCGCCCCGGGGTGATCTCGGACGGGCTCGTCTACCTGCGGTGA
- a CDS encoding putative bifunctional diguanylate cyclase/phosphodiesterase, which yields MLAPQRAEAVPTPPASVRPAPPPRSKAVAWSYIGAAAVVLAWLAAGPEWLRLPLMALAVAGGLAAMAYGAHRVALPAERAPWQALHLSAWMFFIAIVIRAVVPGAGAAPPTAMALFPDTFVLLGYLIMAYAFGSMLRRRRAAEDDPARVDAVLVGLAAAFMCWTYLTVPSLAHPELTVTRVSNSVFPVIDVVILVLVAQLALSGGVRQPSLWLLIGAATVMFTGDFLFILRDGALGDVSQHTLDVLFTATFLLVGAAALHPSMRTLTEPQRIVVKEVSKVRTALIGVAVTGPVVITTVEPPGGLLHGTVRAVLCVLLVLTVLYRVVRSNNSRARAERVTRRRATHDPLTDLPNRELLAETVESWGDQAAAEQLEISLLFIDLDRFKMVNDHWGHQVGDELLCAVAGRLGAQVRSQDLVCRIGGDEFVIALASPSHSALAESLAGRVLEEFARPFELSVGNVVISASIGVAKSYGGAHALELIRDADTAMYKAKGSGRNAYALFDTSLREQVRDRMNLEQALRSALPRGELAVHYQPIIDLATGELDGFEALMRWQHPELGAVSPLDFIPVAEETGLIVESGAWLLREAAAQLAAWRAERGPHARPLHVSVNVSVRQLRDGALVEIVRDVLASTGLPPEALWLEITESGVMEDLETALATLQALRGLGVTLCIDDFGTGYSSLSYLNRLPVGIVKLDRSFVSEVGRHGANESIVRAVLAMTGAMNLRVVAEGVETEGQRDWLREQGCDLAQGWLYGRPVPPAAHAGRV from the coding sequence GTGCTCGCCCCCCAGCGCGCGGAGGCCGTGCCCACCCCGCCGGCCTCCGTACGGCCCGCGCCGCCGCCCCGCAGCAAGGCCGTGGCCTGGTCGTACATCGGCGCCGCGGCGGTCGTGCTGGCCTGGCTCGCGGCCGGCCCGGAGTGGCTGCGGCTGCCGCTGATGGCCCTCGCCGTCGCGGGCGGGCTCGCCGCCATGGCGTACGGGGCCCACCGCGTCGCGCTTCCCGCCGAGCGGGCTCCCTGGCAGGCCCTGCACCTGAGCGCCTGGATGTTCTTCATCGCCATCGTGATCCGCGCGGTGGTCCCCGGCGCGGGTGCTGCCCCGCCCACCGCCATGGCGCTGTTCCCGGACACCTTCGTGCTGCTCGGCTACCTGATCATGGCGTACGCCTTCGGCAGCATGCTGCGCCGCCGGCGGGCCGCCGAGGACGACCCCGCGCGGGTCGACGCCGTGCTGGTCGGGCTCGCGGCGGCGTTCATGTGCTGGACGTACCTGACGGTGCCGTCGCTGGCGCACCCGGAGCTCACCGTCACCCGGGTGTCGAACTCCGTCTTCCCGGTGATCGACGTGGTCATCCTGGTGCTGGTCGCCCAGCTCGCGCTCTCCGGCGGCGTGCGCCAGCCCTCGCTGTGGCTCCTGATCGGCGCCGCCACGGTGATGTTCACCGGGGACTTCCTGTTCATCCTCCGCGACGGCGCGCTCGGCGACGTGTCGCAGCACACCCTCGACGTCCTGTTCACCGCGACGTTTCTGCTGGTCGGCGCGGCCGCGCTGCATCCGTCGATGCGGACGCTGACCGAGCCGCAGCGGATCGTGGTCAAGGAGGTCAGCAAGGTCCGGACCGCCCTCATCGGGGTGGCCGTGACCGGGCCCGTCGTCATCACGACCGTCGAGCCGCCCGGCGGGCTGCTGCACGGCACGGTCCGCGCGGTCCTGTGCGTGCTGCTGGTCCTCACGGTGCTGTACCGGGTGGTGCGCTCCAACAACTCCCGGGCGCGGGCGGAGCGGGTCACCCGGCGGCGCGCCACCCACGATCCGCTCACCGACCTGCCCAACCGCGAGCTGCTCGCGGAGACCGTGGAGAGCTGGGGCGACCAGGCGGCCGCCGAGCAGCTCGAGATCAGCCTGCTCTTCATCGACCTCGACCGGTTCAAGATGGTCAACGACCACTGGGGCCACCAGGTCGGCGACGAGCTGCTCTGCGCGGTCGCCGGCCGGCTCGGCGCGCAGGTGCGCTCGCAGGACCTGGTCTGCCGCATCGGCGGCGACGAGTTCGTCATCGCGCTGGCCAGCCCGTCGCACTCCGCGCTGGCCGAGTCGCTGGCCGGGCGGGTGCTCGAGGAGTTCGCCCGCCCGTTCGAGCTGTCCGTCGGCAACGTGGTGATCTCCGCGTCGATCGGCGTCGCCAAGTCTTACGGCGGGGCGCACGCGCTCGAGCTGATCCGCGACGCCGACACCGCGATGTACAAGGCGAAGGGTTCCGGGCGCAACGCGTACGCGCTGTTCGACACCTCCCTGCGCGAGCAGGTCCGCGACCGGATGAACCTCGAGCAGGCGCTGCGCAGCGCCCTGCCGCGCGGCGAGCTGGCGGTGCACTACCAGCCCATCATCGACCTGGCGACCGGCGAGCTGGACGGCTTCGAGGCGCTCATGCGCTGGCAGCACCCGGAGCTCGGCGCCGTGTCGCCGCTGGACTTCATCCCCGTCGCGGAGGAGACCGGGCTGATCGTCGAGAGCGGCGCGTGGCTGCTGCGCGAGGCGGCCGCCCAGCTGGCGGCCTGGCGGGCCGAACGCGGCCCGCACGCCCGGCCGCTGCACGTGTCGGTCAACGTGTCCGTCCGGCAGCTGCGCGACGGCGCGCTGGTCGAGATCGTCCGCGACGTGCTCGCCAGCACCGGCCTGCCGCCCGAGGCGCTGTGGCTGGAGATCACCGAGTCGGGCGTCATGGAGGACCTGGAGACGGCGCTGGCCACTCTGCAGGCGCTGCGCGGGCTGGGCGTCACCCTCTGCATCGACGACTTCGGTACGGGCTACTCGTCGCTGAGCTACCTCAACCGGCTGCCCGTGGGGATCGTGAAGCTCGACCGCTCGTTCGTCTCCGAGGTGGGCCGGCACGGCGCGAACGAGTCCATCGTGCGCGCGGTCCTGGCCATGACCGGGGCGATGAACCTGCGGGTCGTCGCCGAGGGCGTCGAGACCGAGGGACAGCGGGACTGGCTCCGCGAGCAGGGCTGCGACCTCGCCCAGGGCTGGCTGTACGGCAGACCCGTCCCGCCCGCCGCGCACGCGGGCCGGGTCTGA
- a CDS encoding NADP-dependent oxidoreductase produces MRAAVFDRFGPPDVLRLADLPDPEPGPGQVRVRVRAAGVQPFDVAVRRGRIAPVPVRFPQQAGQEYAGVVDRLGAGVTGLAVGDPVLGSTMLNGQATHVVVAAGTVVAKPPELDFPVAAALVAAAQTASGALRELGVGAGDVLLMHAAAGSVGTVATQLALLAGATVIGTASPANHAYLRQLGAIPVAYGDGLVPAVRALAPVSVALDAAGGQAIAQSVALGVPPERIGTIVDDAAAAEHGARVVRAGRSPARLAEVIALAARGLVTMPVRAYPLTAVAEAHAAVESRHGRGKVVLVVDG; encoded by the coding sequence ATGAGAGCCGCCGTGTTCGACCGCTTCGGTCCGCCCGATGTCCTGCGCCTCGCCGACCTGCCGGATCCGGAGCCGGGCCCGGGTCAGGTCCGGGTCCGGGTGCGCGCCGCCGGGGTGCAGCCGTTCGACGTGGCCGTCCGGCGCGGCCGGATCGCGCCGGTCCCGGTGCGTTTCCCGCAACAGGCCGGCCAGGAGTACGCGGGAGTCGTCGACCGGCTCGGCGCGGGGGTGACCGGCCTCGCGGTGGGCGACCCCGTGCTCGGCTCGACGATGTTGAACGGCCAGGCCACGCACGTCGTCGTGGCCGCGGGCACCGTGGTCGCGAAGCCGCCGGAGCTGGACTTCCCGGTCGCCGCCGCGCTGGTCGCCGCGGCTCAGACGGCCTCGGGCGCCCTGCGGGAACTCGGGGTGGGCGCCGGCGACGTGCTGCTGATGCACGCCGCGGCCGGGTCGGTCGGCACGGTCGCCACCCAGCTCGCGCTCCTCGCCGGGGCCACGGTGATCGGTACGGCGAGCCCGGCGAACCACGCGTACCTGCGGCAGCTCGGCGCGATCCCGGTGGCGTACGGCGACGGCCTGGTCCCCGCGGTACGCGCGCTCGCCCCGGTGAGCGTGGCCCTGGACGCGGCGGGCGGGCAGGCGATCGCCCAGTCCGTGGCGCTGGGCGTGCCCCCGGAGCGCATCGGCACGATCGTGGACGACGCCGCGGCGGCCGAGCACGGGGCGCGCGTGGTCCGGGCCGGCCGCTCCCCCGCCCGGCTGGCCGAGGTGATCGCCCTGGCAGCCCGCGGACTCGTGACCATGCCGGTACGCGCCTACCCGCTGACCGCCGTCGCCGAGGCACACGCCGCGGTCGAGTCCCGCCACGGCCGCGGCAAGGTGGTGCTGGTCGTGGACGGGTGA
- a CDS encoding bifunctional 4-hydroxy-2-oxoglutarate aldolase/2-dehydro-3-deoxy-phosphogluconate aldolase, which produces MSGLSVTEAVVRSGVVAVLRAPTADAFSAVSDVLVEAGITALEVTLTSRGAIEAIGGLRRRLPAHVAVGAGTVLTPDDAKASVDAGAAFLVSPVSVPGIEGFDVPAYPGAFTPSEIFAAARTGAPLIKLFPASVVGPRYLKDVHGPLPGVRIMPTGGIEIADVAAWLTAGAAAVGLGGPLIGDAAAGGSLARLAERARRAVDAVAYARA; this is translated from the coding sequence ATGTCGGGCTTGTCGGTCACTGAGGCGGTCGTTCGGAGCGGGGTGGTGGCCGTCCTGCGCGCGCCGACCGCGGATGCCTTCTCGGCCGTGAGCGACGTGCTCGTCGAGGCCGGCATCACCGCGCTCGAGGTGACGCTCACCTCCCGCGGGGCGATCGAGGCCATCGGCGGGCTGCGCCGCCGGCTGCCCGCGCACGTGGCGGTCGGCGCCGGCACCGTGCTCACCCCGGACGACGCCAAGGCCAGCGTCGACGCGGGCGCGGCCTTCCTGGTGTCCCCGGTGTCCGTGCCCGGGATCGAGGGCTTCGACGTGCCGGCCTATCCGGGTGCGTTCACGCCGAGCGAGATCTTCGCCGCCGCCCGCACCGGCGCGCCGCTGATCAAGCTCTTCCCGGCCTCGGTGGTCGGCCCGCGCTACCTCAAGGACGTGCACGGGCCGCTGCCCGGCGTGCGGATCATGCCCACCGGTGGCATCGAGATCGCCGACGTGGCGGCCTGGCTGACCGCGGGCGCCGCGGCGGTCGGGCTGGGCGGGCCGCTGATCGGCGACGCCGCCGCCGGTGGCAGCCTCGCCAGGCTGGCCGAGCGGGCCCGCCGGGCGGTCGACGCCGTCGCGTACGCCCGCGCATGA